A portion of the Lolium rigidum isolate FL_2022 chromosome 1, APGP_CSIRO_Lrig_0.1, whole genome shotgun sequence genome contains these proteins:
- the LOC124663115 gene encoding disease resistance protein PIK6-NP-like — MPPAVESLPRQPHPRKPTCREASTRPILALRAGADTGLPALLLGSDLRQRFLGHAGVFRKNIDLDEQYPDLVEQENLILRKCRGVPLAIVTVGVFLADKPKTVFEWSKLNEDINVELELNRELETIGSSILGKIYDGLPYHLKSVVLCLPIFPGDYKVRRRRLIRRWTAEEYSRELRGRSAEEIAGTYFMELVSRSIILPCHSEIGTRKGINSCQVHSSISEIAITGEENLVFKLEEGCSQNTQGTVRHLAVSNNWKGDQSELERIVDMSLLDLEHTSGLVDHHLKHIGKLIHLRYLSLRGCGDIYHLPGSLGNLRQLETLDVKGTKIINLPKTISKLTKLQHVLAGYLEAEDDGIYESISDGLPKLMRNKLGLMTVFSAGFCVACCAPYRMKQQIDIDGDVNRRDVCTMCCCAMLPALVKPCSAGGVGVPRGINKLKSLLTLGTVNVSGRRKTTLQDIEGFTRLRKFGVAGINRSNGKELRSAITHLRRLESLSVWSDPKHCLDGCLDDIVSPPEKLQSLKLYGRLGRLPDWIRKLENLVKLKLQSSQLLEISAAMKVLGSLPNLAILILLENSFKGDDLCFSFQAESFPSLVVLQLQCLDVVEMVLFDGGATPRLEVLRFGLSSYGGCRLRGLECLPSLKEVGISNPGRYNEYMKEDMLQQLYLNPNLPVLKMGN; from the exons ATGCCGCCGGCTGTTGAGTCGCTGCCAAGGcagccccacccgcgaaaaccgacgTGCCGCGAGGCGTCGACGCGCCCGATTCTCGCCCTTCGTGcaggggccgacacggggttgccggcgcttctattgggctcggatCTGCGCCAGCGCTTTTTGGGAcacgccggt GTATTTCGCAAGAATATAGATTTGGATGAGCAATATCCTGACTTAGTTGAGCAAGAAAATTTGATCCTAAGAAAATGTCGTGGAGTTCCACTTGCAATAGTCACAGTAGGCGTTTTCTTGGCGGACAAACCAAAAACAGTGTTCGAGTGGAGTAAACTAAATGAGGATATTAATGTCGAGCTGGAGTTGAATCGAGAGCTTGAGACCATAGGCTCATCAATTCTTGGTAAAATATATGATGGTTTACCCTACCATCTCAAGTCTGTGGTCTTGTGTCTTCCCATCTTTCCGGGGGATTACAAGGTTAGACGGAGACGTTTGATACGTCGGTGGACTGCAGAAGAATACTCAAGGGAGCTGCGCGGCAGGTCTGCTGAGGAGATAGCGGGCACGTACTTCATGGAACTCGTTAGCAGGAGCATTATTCTACCATGCCATTCTGAAATTGGTACTAGAAAAGGAATCAACTCTTGCCAAGTCCATAGTAGTATCTCTGAAATCGCCATCACAGGTGAGGAAAATCTTGTTTTCAAGCTGGAAGAAGGGTGCAGCCAAAATACCCAGGGCACAGTGCGTCACCTTGCTGTAAGCAACAATTGGAAGGGTGATCAGAGTGAACTGGAGAGAATAGTGGACATGTCCC TGCTAGACTTAGAACACACGTCAGGTCTAGTTGATCACCATCTTAAGCACATCGGAAAGCTTATCCATCTAAGATACCTTTCTCTAAGAGGATGTGGTGATATTTACCATCTGCCGGGCTCATTAGGTAATCTGAGGCAACTTGAGACACTGGATGTTAAAGGGACAAAAATAATAAATCTGCCAAAGACCATCAGTAAGCTTACGAAGCTACAGCATGTTCTTGCTGGATACTTAGAAGCTGAGGATGACGGCATATATGAATCCATTTCTGATGGTTTGCCGAAGCTAATGAGGAACAAGTTGGGCCTTATGACAGTGTTTTCAGCAGGATTTTGTGTGGCATGCTGCGCACCGTATCGTATGAAACAACAAATCGATATCGATGGTGATGTGAACAGGCGTGATGTGTGCACTATGTGCTGCTGCGCCATGCTACCTGCGCTGGTTAAGCCCTGTAGCGCCGGTGGTGTTGGAGTGCCTAGAGGGATCAATAAACTGAAGTCCCTGCTCACCCTGGGTACAGTCAACGTCTCAGGGCGGAGGAAGACCACTCTACAAGATATTGAAGGGTTCACCCGGTTGCGCAAGTTCGGAGTAGCTGGTATCAATAGGAGCAACGGCAAAGAGCTCCGCTCAGCGATTACTCATCTCAGGCGCCTGGAATCGTTGTCAGTGTGGTCAGATCCGAAGCACTGTTTAGACGGCTGCTTGGATGACATCGTCTCACCCCCGGAAAAACTGCAGAGCCTCAAGCTGTACGGCAGGTTGGGCCGCTTGCCGGATTGGATACGTAAGCTCGAGAATCTGGTGAAGCTGAAGCTGCAGAGCTCACAGTTATTGGAGATTAGTGCCGCTATGAAAGTCCTCGGAAGTTTACCAAACCTGGCCATTCTAATTCTGCTGGAGAACTCGTTCAAGGGTGACGACCTCTGTTTCAGTTTCCAGGCCGAATCTTTCCCAAGTCTGGTGGTCTTGCAGCTCCAATGCCTAGATGTCGTCGAAATGGTGCTGTTTGACGGAGGAGCAACCCCTAGGCTAGAAGTGCTGAGGTTTGGCTTGTCTTCTTACGGAGGGTGCAGACTTCGTGGGCTAGAATGTCTCCCGAGTCTCAAGGAAGTTGGGATCAGCAATCCAGGTCGGTACAACGAATACATGAAGGAAGACATGCTGCAACAGCTTTATCTGAATCCAAATCTGCCAGTTTTGAAGATGGGCAATTGA
- the LOC124699558 gene encoding ubiquitin carboxyl-terminal hydrolase 42-like isoform X1 — protein MKLLDTVDKSPCGVEANSKKSSVFGRISLVPGPRKLNKVIFPYDDFLKLYDWSDRNYDASSPCGLVNCGNSCFANVVLQCLSYTRPLVAYLLGMDHYRQCSIRRESWCFLCELQCHIEKAVDSMHPFAPKNILSHLPNIGGNLGIGRQEDAHELMRFAIDKMQSACLDEFGGEKVVDLSTQETTVIQHIFGGRLQSQVQCAACGVVSNRYENMMDLTVEIHGDAESLEECLDQFTAVEWLDGDNKYRCDGCSDYVKARKHLTVHQAPNILTITLKRFQSGRFGKLNKKVTFPAKLDLTPYMSATDGTDQYDLYAVVVHLDMLNASFFGHYICYIKSRRGHWLKIDDCKVMFVDKEEVHAQGAYMLLYSRRTARPGPLLAVKEPIKQEKQCEVPPSNGENHLIPEDVPVECESFLNSSEDLRADSESSNESLHRMDTLDQVDSGREALITNESLHQPASSALHVLKEDIRDPCSLLEGSTAMRSDQLGNSACESSSVSSSAEECEEPVRIDSVDYMDIDTEAGREVEGQNAQQQTVLGDSVGVIANKTSVPTSEKPSRKKSSFGEESQNGRDMDVSPHKINGHWNEQLSRSKQGVFANSSGGQTSYTNGSVHSNGDMFVNPSNGIVANGDAHFGNYALDASKRDVPLFHGFNPRPHTSPSSSNTYRNNTSNDKGDMSFLARGFLERPRSREKAVKGNDGLPFSNGNGKPSSSSVKVNSISNTDSSSQSSQGGMRMSPGFLTKRCRESAAMDDPQTSKTPKEQEHVGAAALPDQIQERWSSGCTTSGIAPQHRAAFVNNLSGHHVENGHSVLGTNNVIYGEENGSNGILDMHCSSSQMDDYLNGHRDGKMHAVLGTKNVFFGEENGTNGALDAISCQIDGTPIVSENGMRSEDADQVVKSPVASVHDGLRRRLTSKYFDAQ, from the exons ATGAAATTATTGGATACTGTTGACAAGTCACCCTGTGGAGTCGAGGCCAACAGTAAGAAGTCTTCTGTCTTTGGCCGTATCTCATTAGTGCCTGGGCCTCGAAAGTTAAACAAG GTTATCTTTCCTTACGATGATTTTTTAAAGCTATATGATTGGAGCGATAGGAATTACGATGCTTCATCACCTTGTGGGCTTGTGAATTGTGGCAACAG TTGCTTCGCCAATGTAGTTTTACAGTGTCTATCATACACGAGGCCACTGGTGGCCTATCTTTTAGGAATGGACCATTATAGGCAAT GTTCTATAAGGCGTGaaagttggtgtttcttatgTGAGCTGCAATGTCATATTGAAAAAGCAGTTGATAGCATGCATCCATTTGCTCCCAAGAACATTCTTTCCCATTTACCAAATATTGGTGGCAACCTTGGCATTGGTAGACAGGAAGATGCTCATGAATTAATGAG GTTTGCAATCGATAAGATGCAATCAGCTTGTCTTGATGAATTTGGAGGTGAGAAGGTCGTTGATCTTAGCACCCAAGAGACTACTGTTATTCAGCACATATTTGGCGGCCGTCTGCAATCTCAG GTTCAGTGTGCTGCATGTGGAGTGGTCTCAAATCGCTACGAGAATATGATGGACTTGACAGTTGAAATTCATGGTGATGCTGAATCGCTGGAAGAGTGCTTAGATCAGTTCACTGCTGTGGAGTGGCTTGATGGGGACAACAAGTACAGATGTGACGG ATGCAGCGACTATGTCAAAGCACGGAAGCATCTTACAGTTCATCAAGCTCCAAATATACTCACTATTACTCTCAAAAGATTCCAG AGTGGTAGATTTGGAAAACTGAACAAGAAAGTTACATTCCCTGCTAAGCTGGATCTGACACCATACATGAGCGCCACTGATGGAACTGACCAGTATGATTTATATGCCGTTGTTGTTCATCTGGATATGCTGAATGCTTCGTTTTTTGGGCATTATATATGCTACATAAAAAGTCGTCGAGGTCATTGGCTTAAAATTGATGACTGCAAG GTTATGTTTGTCGACAAGGAGGAAGTACATGCTCAAGGTGCTTATATGCTTCTATATAGCAG AAGAACAGCTCGTCCTGGACCACTTCTTGCAGTCAAAGAACCAATAAAACAGGAGAAGCAATGTGAAGTGCCTCCTTCAAATGGAGAAAATCATTTGATACCAGAGGACGTGCCTGTAGAATGTGAATCATTTCTTAATTCTTCAGAAGATCTACGAGCGGATTCTGAATCCAGCAATGAATCTTTGCACAGAATGGATACCCTCGACCAGGTAGACAGTGGGAGAGAGGCATTAATTACCAATGAAAGTCTACATCAGCCAGCTTCATCGGCATTGCATGTTCTTAAAGAAGATATTAGAGACCCATGTTCTCTATTAGAAGGCAGTACTGCCATGCGGTCTGACCAATTGGGCAATTCTGCATGTGAATCATCTTCAGTTAGTTCCTCTGCAGAGGAATGCGAGGAACCTGTCCGTATTGATTCAGTTGACTACATGGATATTGATACCGAAGCTGGAAGAGAAGTTGAAGGACAGAATGCGCAACAACAAACTGTCTTGGGTGATTCAGTTGGAGTGATAGCCAATAAAACATCAGTCCCAACCTCTGAGAAACCCTCAAGAAAGAAGTCTTCCTTTGGGGAAGAGAGTCAAAATGGTCGTGACATGGATGTTTCCCCCCATAAAATAAATGGTCATTGGAATGAACAACTCAGCAGGTCAAAGCAAGGAGTTTTTGCCAACTCCTCAGGTGGCCAGACATCCTATACGAATGGAAGTGTGCATAGTAATGGAGATATGTTTGTGAATCCTAGCAACGGAATCGTTGCCAATGGTGATGCACATTTCGGAAATTATGCCTTGGATGCATCAAAGAGAGATGTACCTTTGTTTCATGGTTTTAATCCAAGGCCTCATACATCACCATCAAGCAGCAACACATATCGGAACAACACAAGTAACGACAAAGGGGACATGTCATTTTTAGCACGGGGTTTCCTTGAAAGGCCTCGTTCCAGAGAGAAAGCAGTCAAAGGCAATGATGGGTTGCCATTTAGTAATGGAAATGGCAAACCATCATCATCCTCTGTGAAAGTCAACAGCATATCAAATACTGATTCTTCATCTCAAAGCAGCCAAGGTGGCATGCGCATGTCTCCGGGATTCCTCACAAAGCGTTGCAGGGAGTCAGCAGCCATGGATGATCCACAGACCAGTAAAACACCCAAGGAGCAAGAACATGTTGGTGCTGCAGCATTGCCAGACCAGATACAGGAAAGGTGGAGTTCCGGTTGCACAACTAGTGGCATTGCGCCCCAACACAGAGCAGCTTTCGTTAATAATTTGAGTGGTCACCATGTTGAAAACGGGCATTCAGTTCTGGGCACCAATAATGTCATCTATGGTGAAGAAAATGGCAGCAATGGAATTCTTGATATGCATTGCAGCAGTAGCCAAATGGATGATTATCTGAATGGTCACCGTGATGGCAAGATGCATGCAGTTCTGGGCACCAAAAACGTCTTCTTTGGAGAGGAAAATGGCACTAATGGAGCTCTCGATGCAATCAGTTGCCAAATAGATGGTACGCCTATCGTGTCCGAGAATGGCATGAGATCTGAAGATGCTGACCAGGTCGTCAAGTCACCTGTCGCATCTGTCCATGACGGTCTGCGACGAAGATTGACCTCAAAATATTTTGATGCCCAATGA
- the LOC124699558 gene encoding ubiquitin carboxyl-terminal hydrolase 42-like isoform X2, translated as MQSACLDEFGGEKVVDLSTQETTVIQHIFGGRLQSQVQCAACGVVSNRYENMMDLTVEIHGDAESLEECLDQFTAVEWLDGDNKYRCDGCSDYVKARKHLTVHQAPNILTITLKRFQSGRFGKLNKKVTFPAKLDLTPYMSATDGTDQYDLYAVVVHLDMLNASFFGHYICYIKSRRGHWLKIDDCKVMFVDKEEVHAQGAYMLLYSRRTARPGPLLAVKEPIKQEKQCEVPPSNGENHLIPEDVPVECESFLNSSEDLRADSESSNESLHRMDTLDQVDSGREALITNESLHQPASSALHVLKEDIRDPCSLLEGSTAMRSDQLGNSACESSSVSSSAEECEEPVRIDSVDYMDIDTEAGREVEGQNAQQQTVLGDSVGVIANKTSVPTSEKPSRKKSSFGEESQNGRDMDVSPHKINGHWNEQLSRSKQGVFANSSGGQTSYTNGSVHSNGDMFVNPSNGIVANGDAHFGNYALDASKRDVPLFHGFNPRPHTSPSSSNTYRNNTSNDKGDMSFLARGFLERPRSREKAVKGNDGLPFSNGNGKPSSSSVKVNSISNTDSSSQSSQGGMRMSPGFLTKRCRESAAMDDPQTSKTPKEQEHVGAAALPDQIQERWSSGCTTSGIAPQHRAAFVNNLSGHHVENGHSVLGTNNVIYGEENGSNGILDMHCSSSQMDDYLNGHRDGKMHAVLGTKNVFFGEENGTNGALDAISCQIDGTPIVSENGMRSEDADQVVKSPVASVHDGLRRRLTSKYFDAQ; from the exons ATGCAATCAGCTTGTCTTGATGAATTTGGAGGTGAGAAGGTCGTTGATCTTAGCACCCAAGAGACTACTGTTATTCAGCACATATTTGGCGGCCGTCTGCAATCTCAG GTTCAGTGTGCTGCATGTGGAGTGGTCTCAAATCGCTACGAGAATATGATGGACTTGACAGTTGAAATTCATGGTGATGCTGAATCGCTGGAAGAGTGCTTAGATCAGTTCACTGCTGTGGAGTGGCTTGATGGGGACAACAAGTACAGATGTGACGG ATGCAGCGACTATGTCAAAGCACGGAAGCATCTTACAGTTCATCAAGCTCCAAATATACTCACTATTACTCTCAAAAGATTCCAG AGTGGTAGATTTGGAAAACTGAACAAGAAAGTTACATTCCCTGCTAAGCTGGATCTGACACCATACATGAGCGCCACTGATGGAACTGACCAGTATGATTTATATGCCGTTGTTGTTCATCTGGATATGCTGAATGCTTCGTTTTTTGGGCATTATATATGCTACATAAAAAGTCGTCGAGGTCATTGGCTTAAAATTGATGACTGCAAG GTTATGTTTGTCGACAAGGAGGAAGTACATGCTCAAGGTGCTTATATGCTTCTATATAGCAG AAGAACAGCTCGTCCTGGACCACTTCTTGCAGTCAAAGAACCAATAAAACAGGAGAAGCAATGTGAAGTGCCTCCTTCAAATGGAGAAAATCATTTGATACCAGAGGACGTGCCTGTAGAATGTGAATCATTTCTTAATTCTTCAGAAGATCTACGAGCGGATTCTGAATCCAGCAATGAATCTTTGCACAGAATGGATACCCTCGACCAGGTAGACAGTGGGAGAGAGGCATTAATTACCAATGAAAGTCTACATCAGCCAGCTTCATCGGCATTGCATGTTCTTAAAGAAGATATTAGAGACCCATGTTCTCTATTAGAAGGCAGTACTGCCATGCGGTCTGACCAATTGGGCAATTCTGCATGTGAATCATCTTCAGTTAGTTCCTCTGCAGAGGAATGCGAGGAACCTGTCCGTATTGATTCAGTTGACTACATGGATATTGATACCGAAGCTGGAAGAGAAGTTGAAGGACAGAATGCGCAACAACAAACTGTCTTGGGTGATTCAGTTGGAGTGATAGCCAATAAAACATCAGTCCCAACCTCTGAGAAACCCTCAAGAAAGAAGTCTTCCTTTGGGGAAGAGAGTCAAAATGGTCGTGACATGGATGTTTCCCCCCATAAAATAAATGGTCATTGGAATGAACAACTCAGCAGGTCAAAGCAAGGAGTTTTTGCCAACTCCTCAGGTGGCCAGACATCCTATACGAATGGAAGTGTGCATAGTAATGGAGATATGTTTGTGAATCCTAGCAACGGAATCGTTGCCAATGGTGATGCACATTTCGGAAATTATGCCTTGGATGCATCAAAGAGAGATGTACCTTTGTTTCATGGTTTTAATCCAAGGCCTCATACATCACCATCAAGCAGCAACACATATCGGAACAACACAAGTAACGACAAAGGGGACATGTCATTTTTAGCACGGGGTTTCCTTGAAAGGCCTCGTTCCAGAGAGAAAGCAGTCAAAGGCAATGATGGGTTGCCATTTAGTAATGGAAATGGCAAACCATCATCATCCTCTGTGAAAGTCAACAGCATATCAAATACTGATTCTTCATCTCAAAGCAGCCAAGGTGGCATGCGCATGTCTCCGGGATTCCTCACAAAGCGTTGCAGGGAGTCAGCAGCCATGGATGATCCACAGACCAGTAAAACACCCAAGGAGCAAGAACATGTTGGTGCTGCAGCATTGCCAGACCAGATACAGGAAAGGTGGAGTTCCGGTTGCACAACTAGTGGCATTGCGCCCCAACACAGAGCAGCTTTCGTTAATAATTTGAGTGGTCACCATGTTGAAAACGGGCATTCAGTTCTGGGCACCAATAATGTCATCTATGGTGAAGAAAATGGCAGCAATGGAATTCTTGATATGCATTGCAGCAGTAGCCAAATGGATGATTATCTGAATGGTCACCGTGATGGCAAGATGCATGCAGTTCTGGGCACCAAAAACGTCTTCTTTGGAGAGGAAAATGGCACTAATGGAGCTCTCGATGCAATCAGTTGCCAAATAGATGGTACGCCTATCGTGTCCGAGAATGGCATGAGATCTGAAGATGCTGACCAGGTCGTCAAGTCACCTGTCGCATCTGTCCATGACGGTCTGCGACGAAGATTGACCTCAAAATATTTTGATGCCCAATGA